The DNA sequence TGTTGCTATGGAACCTTTCCGTGCTTTGGTTGGGGATATGTTACCAAAACATCAGGGAACTTTAGGATTTGGGGTGCAGACTATTCTCATTGGAGTTGGAGCAGTGATTGGTTCTGAAATGCCAAACTGGCTAACGAAAATGGGCGTGTCAAATGTTGCAGCGGACGGTTATGTAGCGAATAATGTTATTTACGCATTTTACGTTGGCGCTGCAGTGCTGATTATTTCTATACTTTACACCATCCTTACAACAAAAGAATATTCGCCTCAAGAATTTTCAGAATTCTCTAGTGATGAGCCAAGTACAGAACAGTCAAAATTATCAGATATTTTCAAAGATTTTGCGAAGATTCCACCATTGATGAAAAAATTAGGGGCCGTACAATTCTTCTCCTGGTTTGCTTTATTTACGATGTGGGTTTTTACAACAAGTGCTTTAGCAACGCATCATTTCGGTCTTTCTCCGCAGGATACAAAATCGTTAGAATATAATCAAGCCGGAGATTTGACCGGACATTTATTTGGATTGTATAATTTATTTGCGATTCCGTTTGCCTTTCTTTTAACACCAATTGCAAAAGCGATCGGTAAAAAACAAACGCATGCCTTGGCTTTGTTTTGTGGAGGTTTAGGATTAATTTCGATGTTCTTTATTAAAGATACCAATATGCTTTGGATATCAATGGTCGGATTAGGATTTGCCTGGGCGAGTATTCTTGCAATGCCTTATGCCATGTTAATCGATGCAATCCCGCAAAGAAAAATGGGCGTTTACATGGGGATTTTCAATTTCTTTATTGTAATGCCACAAATTATCAACGGTATTTTCGGTGGACCAATTGTGAAAAGTTTATTTGGAAATATGGCGATGGATTATGTGGTAGTCGGCGGAGTTTGTATGTTGATTGCTTCAGCGGTCACCATGTTTTTGATTAAAGGAGAAGGGAAAGAAAATCCAGATGATATTGAAATAGATCTTAGTAATTCTCAAGTAAATTCGAGATTGTAATTTTAAAATTAAAGAAAACTTTAGGATGAAATCTTTTTTAATCACATATAAAACGGGCAGATTTCTGCTCGTTTTTTTATTATTGATTTCTCTCTATTTAATGAAAATGTTTCTTTAGAAAAAATTTTAAAACAGGAGTTTCACTTATGGAGATGTCTTTTACAGAGGTCATCAGCGTGATTGTTTCCTGGGTTTTAATCTGATTTAAAAAATCTTCAAGTTCAGAGTTTTACTTTAGTTCCTTTAAATATTTTTTGCTGAATTCTGCAAAATCGATCTCTTGTCCGTGATACGATTTACGCAGTTCTGTGGAAGGTGCAATTTCCTTTGCCCATAAATCAATATGCGCATCTTCCTTTTTCATTCCTCGTGGCCAAAGTCGGTCGGCAAGAATTCTGAAACCATCTTCCTGTTCAGGTTTATCGTAGATTCTTTTTTCTAAAATTTTCATCTTTATAAATTTTATTAAAATTAATGAAAATGATTTATTTTCTAACTCTTTGAACTTTAAATCTTCGAATGTAACCTTTGAAATTTCAATATTTAATTTCATAAAACGATTAAATAAAAAAAGCGAACAAAAAAATGCCCGCTTTATTGTAGATTTAATATTCTTACTATCCTTCTTCTTCCTCCGTAACTGTAGATTCTTTTTTGCATTCCGCAGAACAATGAGAGCAACTGCAATTCCCTCCAAATATTTCGGCATTGCATCCGTGTGCACATTGAGTTGATGTGCATTTACAAGTTTTTCCTTCACTAATCAATGCTGTTTCATCACCGTTCGTAGAGAATATATGTGCTATACTTATTCCATTTGTTGATTTTGCTTGCAATACATAAATAGGCTTATTAGCGTCTTTTTCATCCTTTTCGGATTGAGTTAGTTTTCTTAACTTAATATCAGATAGTTTTTGATTTTTTTCAAGTCCAGCATCTCTGCTTATTCTATCAATTATCTTATTGCTCGAAATGTCTCTATTTAAATCGGACTTTGTAGTAAATCGATTTGAAAGAGGATTTACAGTATCAATCGTTTTAAATGCCTCTCTTGCTTCACAAGAAAATAATATTATTACCAATAATAAAATAGATGAGAAATTAAATAGTGTTTTCATAATAAATAATTTATTTGGTTATTATAGTAAATGTATAAAAAAACGTTTATGATTGTCAAATTAGACAAAATTGATGTTTTTTTTTATTAAGTTTTAATATTTTTTTGAAAATGAATTGAAATTTAACAATTATTTTGAGTAGTGTCAATGTTTTTTAAGGTAGTATATTTTTTATGATTCATTAAAACATAAATGCTTTACTGTAATTAAATTATAGATAATAAAAGCGGACAAAAAACGACTGCTTTATCGTTGATTTAATATTCTTACTATCCTTCTTCCTCCATAACTGTAGATTCTTTTTTGCATTCAGCAGAACAATCAGAACAACTACAATTTCCTGGGTGGTATATTTAAAAAAAACGTAATTAACAAAAAATAGACTTTCAGTTAAATTGAAAGTTTCTTATCGTAAATCAATGTTTTTCAATATGTAAGATGGTACTTTTGTTAAATAATTAGAGCGCAAAAAATTTTTAAAATAAAAAATCGCATTAACCTTTTACTCAAATTCCCAAAACAATTTTCTGATTTTATTCATTATTAAACGCTTCTCTAATTTGCCGCAACGCTTTGGTCATATGGTTTTCTATGGTTTTGGTAGAAATGTTGAGTTGCTCCGCGATCTCTTTATATTTCATTCCCCGTACTTTGCTGAGGATAAAAACTTCGCGGCATTTCGGTGGTAATTTATCGATTTCCTTTCTTATTTTATCTAAAAGAATTTGATTGTCTTGCTCTTCTTCTAATTCGTCAATGGCTTCGATGACGGAATCTTCTATATTCGGAAATTTACTTTTTTTTCGCAAATACATTAAATATTCATTGTAGGAAACTTTATATAAATAGGATTTCAAAGAGATTGTTAAAATGATTTTATCCCGCTGTTCCCAAACTTTTATCATCGTACGCTGTACAAGTTCTTCTGCTAAATTCTCATCGCGCGACATTCTGGTGATGAATTGGGTGAGTTTGGCAAAATATTCCTCGTAAACTACTTTAAAGGCAGTTTCCGAATTGTCTTTAATAGCGTCAAATAGCCTTTTGTCGTCTACAATGCCAAACAATGTGAGAAATTTTTAAGATATAATTAAAAAAAATAAAAAATAAGTAGGGGATTATGAAAAACGATGCATCATACCAATAAGCAAATGTACTTCTTATGAATCAAAATCCCGAAATTTTTAAAATTATTACCGATTATTTCTCTAATGAAATTTCGGAATCTGATCGACAGATTTTAGATGAATGGTTAAAAACTCCTGAAAATAAAAAGGTTTTTAAAGAGTATGCAAAAGTGAATTACCTCTATACCGCCGAGCCTAATTACAAGATTTTAAAATTACCTGCCAGATCAAATGTATTCGCCAGAAAGATGATGAGATATGCAGCAGTATTTTTATTAATCGCCGCAGTCGGAATTTATTGGAAAGTAAATACTAATAATGCATCCTCACCAAGTCCCGAATTTATAAGTGTTGCTATCAACGGTGTATATCAAAATTTTGAAAATACGACTGAAAATAATATTCTGATAGACAAGAATAAAGTTCAGTTAGCAAGTTTAGAAAACGGAACGCTTCGTTTGACGGAGAATAAATCAAAGTCTAATTTAATCATTCATGTTCCGAATGGTAAAAACCTGAAAGTAATTTTGTCTGATGGTTCTGAAGTTTTATTAAATGCTGGAACTCAGATTTCATTGCAAAGTGATTTTATAAAAAGTGATTCCAGAAAAGTGACTTTAGTTGGTGAGGCTTTTTTTGAAGTTGCTAAAGATCCTGCGCATCCTTTCTATGTGATGACAGATCAGTTTACCACTAAAGTTTTAGGAACAAAATTCAATATTTCGTCTTATAAAAATCAACGCGAAACTTTCGTGAATCTTGTTGAAGGAAGAATTGAAGTTAACGGTAAAAAAATTGCCACCAAAAAAATATTAGCTCCCGGTCAGAAAATTTCTTTTAATCCTTCTGATAAAATGTCTGCGGTAGAATTAGCGAAACCACAACAGGATATGGATTGGTTGAACAAAGAAATTTCTTTTGAAAACAGTTCAACCGATGAAGTTTTAAATAAAATCGAAAGAGTTTATGGGCTTCAAATTATTCGCAACCGTGTTGAAGTTGAAAATTTCCACTTCTCGGGAACTTTTAAGATCGAAAACTTAGATCAAATTATTAATAGTTTAGAAATTTTATTGAATTGCAAAATTCAAAAAGATGGATCTAAACTCATCCTAATTTCAAAAAATTAAAACAAACAAACCAGTAAAATGAAGAAAGTTAATCATGGCAAGAAGACATTTCCCAATGTCCGCTTAGGTATCGCCGCCAGTTTTTTATTGTTCGGTCTTTCAAGTGCTCAGATTTCTGGGCAGGGTGAACCGGTAACGATTGAAAACGCATTCAAAACAATCGAACTAAAAACAGGTTACAGTATTTTCTATAAAAAAGAATTACTGAATGCCAATACCAAAATTAATCTTGAAAATCAAGATGACAATATTCAAAATTATTTAGCCGAGCTAACTAAAAAAACAGGATTAAAATTTACCACCGTAGGTAAACAGATTATTGTTAACGAAATTTCTGAAATGAAAGTTTCGGGAAAAATTACTGAACCAAACGGGCAGATCGCTGTAAATGCTGCTGTTAAGAATCTTAGCCGTTCATCCTCAACTGTAACAGATGACTACGGAAATTTTTCGATATCCGCTAAATTAGGTGATATCCTTCAAATTTCTAAAGGAGCTCTTTCTGAGAAAGTAACGGTGCAATCCAACACTTTGGATTTTGTCCTTGAACCACTTTTAACTGAATCGGAAAATGAAACTGCATTAGAAGGGATATTAATCACTGGATATCAGAGAATTGATCCTAATAAAGCAGCCGCTTCTTACACGACTGTGAATATGCAA is a window from the Kaistella flava (ex Peng et al. 2021) genome containing:
- a CDS encoding MFS transporter encodes the protein MAKKIKPNLSIAQIINMSMGFLGIQMAFGLQNGNASRILANFGADVHELSWFWLVAPITGLLVQPIIGHMGDNTWSEKWGRRKPYFLIGAVLCAVGLVFLPNAASVTAMMGASVLLLAVIFLAMMDASINVAMEPFRALVGDMLPKHQGTLGFGVQTILIGVGAVIGSEMPNWLTKMGVSNVAADGYVANNVIYAFYVGAAVLIISILYTILTTKEYSPQEFSEFSSDEPSTEQSKLSDIFKDFAKIPPLMKKLGAVQFFSWFALFTMWVFTTSALATHHFGLSPQDTKSLEYNQAGDLTGHLFGLYNLFAIPFAFLLTPIAKAIGKKQTHALALFCGGLGLISMFFIKDTNMLWISMVGLGFAWASILAMPYAMLIDAIPQRKMGVYMGIFNFFIVMPQIINGIFGGPIVKSLFGNMAMDYVVVGGVCMLIASAVTMFLIKGEGKENPDDIEIDLSNSQVNSRL
- a CDS encoding DUF488 domain-containing protein; protein product: MKILEKRIYDKPEQEDGFRILADRLWPRGMKKEDAHIDLWAKEIAPSTELRKSYHGQEIDFAEFSKKYLKELK
- a CDS encoding FecR family protein; translated protein: MNQNPEIFKIITDYFSNEISESDRQILDEWLKTPENKKVFKEYAKVNYLYTAEPNYKILKLPARSNVFARKMMRYAAVFLLIAAVGIYWKVNTNNASSPSPEFISVAINGVYQNFENTTENNILIDKNKVQLASLENGTLRLTENKSKSNLIIHVPNGKNLKVILSDGSEVLLNAGTQISLQSDFIKSDSRKVTLVGEAFFEVAKDPAHPFYVMTDQFTTKVLGTKFNISSYKNQRETFVNLVEGRIEVNGKKIATKKILAPGQKISFNPSDKMSAVELAKPQQDMDWLNKEISFENSSTDEVLNKIERVYGLQIIRNRVEVENFHFSGTFKIENLDQIINSLEILLNCKIQKDGSKLILISKN
- a CDS encoding RNA polymerase sigma factor, whose protein sequence is MFGIVDDKRLFDAIKDNSETAFKVVYEEYFAKLTQFITRMSRDENLAEELVQRTMIKVWEQRDKIILTISLKSYLYKVSYNEYLMYLRKKSKFPNIEDSVIEAIDELEEEQDNQILLDKIRKEIDKLPPKCREVFILSKVRGMKYKEIAEQLNISTKTIENHMTKALRQIREAFNNE